From Callithrix jacchus isolate 240 chromosome 15, calJac240_pri, whole genome shotgun sequence, one genomic window encodes:
- the MKRN2OS gene encoding MKRN2 opposite strand protein isoform X3 has protein sequence MYGMMEQWDKYLEDFSTSGAWLPHRYEEDHYNCYTYTLMFINCVLMAEGREQLDKSEFTEKYVVPRTRLASKYITLYRAIQEHGFYVTDRPQQEAQAPEGSGLC, from the exons ATGTATGGAATGATGGAGCAATGGGACAAGTACCTGGAAGACTTCTCCACCTCGGGGGCCTGGTTGCCTCACAG GTATGAAGAAGACCACTACAACTGCTACACTTACACACTCATGTTCATTAACTGTGTTCTGATGGCAGAAGGTAGAGAGCAACTGGACAAGAGTGAATTTACAGAGAAGTACGTGGTCCCTCGGACAAGGCTGGCATCCAAATACATCACACTCTACCGGGCAATACAGGAGCATGGCTTCTATGTTACTGACCGCCCCCAGCAGGAGGCACAAGCCCCTGAGGGCAGCGGTTTGTGCTGA
- the MKRN2OS gene encoding MKRN2 opposite strand protein isoform X1, with translation MHCTEAGKALIKFNHCEKYIYSFRVPQCCPLCQQDLGSRKLEEAPVSIANPFTNGHQEKCSFLLRPTQGTFLREYDGRSNLHVGITNTNGVVYNYSAQGVQRDGAGWEQSISIPLLQPNMYGMMEQWDKYLEDFSTSGAWLPHRYEEDHYNCYTYTLMFINCVLMAEGREQLDKSEFTEKYVVPRTRLASKYITLYRAIQEHGFYVTDRPQQEAQAPEGSGLC, from the exons ATGCACTGcacagaggctgggaaggcttTAATTAAATTCAACCACTGTGAGAAATACATCTACAGCTTCAGGGTGCCCCAGTGCTGCCCTCTCTGCCAGCAGGACCTGGGCTCGAGGAAGCTGGAGGAAGCACCTGTTAGCATCGCTAATCCATTTACTAATGGACATCAGGAAAAATGTTCATTCCTCCTCAGACCAACTCAGGGGACGTTTCTTAG GGAGTATGATGGAAGGTCTAATCTTCATGTTGGAATAACTAACACAAATG GGGTTGTGTATAATTACAGTGCACAAGGTGTCCAGCGAGATGGAGCAGGGTGGGAGCAGAGCATAAGCATCCCATTACTGCAGCCCAACATGTATGGAATGATGGAGCAATGGGACAAGTACCTGGAAGACTTCTCCACCTCGGGGGCCTGGTTGCCTCACAG GTATGAAGAAGACCACTACAACTGCTACACTTACACACTCATGTTCATTAACTGTGTTCTGATGGCAGAAGGTAGAGAGCAACTGGACAAGAGTGAATTTACAGAGAAGTACGTGGTCCCTCGGACAAGGCTGGCATCCAAATACATCACACTCTACCGGGCAATACAGGAGCATGGCTTCTATGTTACTGACCGCCCCCAGCAGGAGGCACAAGCCCCTGAGGGCAGCGGTTTGTGCTGA
- the MKRN2OS gene encoding MKRN2 opposite strand protein isoform X2, with protein MDIRKNVHSSSDQLRGRFLGVVYNYSAQGVQRDGAGWEQSISIPLLQPNMYGMMEQWDKYLEDFSTSGAWLPHRYEEDHYNCYTYTLMFINCVLMAEGREQLDKSEFTEKYVVPRTRLASKYITLYRAIQEHGFYVTDRPQQEAQAPEGSGLC; from the exons ATGGACATCAGGAAAAATGTTCATTCCTCCTCAGACCAACTCAGGGGACGTTTCTTAG GGGTTGTGTATAATTACAGTGCACAAGGTGTCCAGCGAGATGGAGCAGGGTGGGAGCAGAGCATAAGCATCCCATTACTGCAGCCCAACATGTATGGAATGATGGAGCAATGGGACAAGTACCTGGAAGACTTCTCCACCTCGGGGGCCTGGTTGCCTCACAG GTATGAAGAAGACCACTACAACTGCTACACTTACACACTCATGTTCATTAACTGTGTTCTGATGGCAGAAGGTAGAGAGCAACTGGACAAGAGTGAATTTACAGAGAAGTACGTGGTCCCTCGGACAAGGCTGGCATCCAAATACATCACACTCTACCGGGCAATACAGGAGCATGGCTTCTATGTTACTGACCGCCCCCAGCAGGAGGCACAAGCCCCTGAGGGCAGCGGTTTGTGCTGA